A window from Cryobacterium sp. SO1 encodes these proteins:
- a CDS encoding NUDIX hydrolase has protein sequence MPKTLAARAEADALLPRIEDEPAPTALTSSAVRFDGHVWNIRQDAFDYNGAEIVREYVDHPGAVAILALDDQDRVLLIQQYRHPVRMREWELPAGLLDIDGEHALIGAQRELAEETDVVASEWNVLTEFYTSPGGSNEVIRIYLARGLSPATEVFERTDEEADMVTRWVSLDDAVDAALERRVQNPSLVVGVLAAAASRSRGWASLAPADLPWPRHPNNWDHTV, from the coding sequence ATGCCTAAGACCCTCGCCGCGCGCGCCGAGGCCGACGCCCTGCTGCCCCGCATCGAGGATGAGCCGGCACCCACCGCGCTCACCTCGAGCGCGGTGCGTTTCGACGGTCACGTGTGGAACATCCGCCAGGACGCGTTCGACTACAACGGCGCCGAGATCGTGCGTGAGTACGTCGACCACCCCGGCGCCGTGGCGATCCTGGCCCTCGACGACCAGGACCGGGTGCTCCTGATCCAGCAGTACCGGCACCCGGTGCGGATGCGGGAGTGGGAACTGCCCGCCGGGCTGCTCGACATCGACGGCGAACACGCCCTCATTGGCGCGCAGCGGGAGCTGGCCGAGGAGACCGACGTCGTCGCATCCGAGTGGAACGTTCTGACCGAGTTCTACACGTCCCCGGGCGGCAGCAACGAGGTCATCCGCATCTACCTGGCTCGCGGCCTGTCGCCGGCCACCGAGGTCTTCGAGCGCACCGACGAGGAGGCCGACATGGTCACCCGCTGGGTGTCGCTGGACGACGCCGTCGACGCCGCGCTGGAACGCCGGGTGCAGAACCCGTCGCTGGTCGTGGGGGTGCTGGCCGCCGCGGCCTCCCGTTCACGCGGCTGGGCGTCGCTGGCGCCGGCGGACCTGCCGTGGCCGCGGCATCCGAACAACTGGGATCACACGGTGTGA
- the xerD gene encoding site-specific tyrosine recombinase XerD produces the protein MTGPALVEEAVHSYLRHVSIERGLSANTVAAYRRDLVIYAGWLTDAGVTDLRTVTAVQVSAFVQFLSGRAESPLTAASVARILSTVRGFHRFLLEESVVDEDVAHETKPPKLGLRLPKAISIEQVNQLLAATDGDALPQLRDKALLELLYATGARVSEVVNLNVDDMLEGDVVRLTGKGDKQRIVPVGSFARAAVDAYLVRARPALSRRGKATPALFLGVRGHRVSRQNAWLIIRAAAERAELGIEVSPHTLRHSFATHLLSGGADVRVVQELLGHSSVATTQIYTLVTIDTLRDMYTTAHPRAR, from the coding sequence GTGACCGGCCCCGCGTTGGTTGAGGAGGCCGTGCACTCGTATCTGCGGCACGTCTCGATTGAACGCGGGCTGAGTGCTAACACCGTCGCCGCGTACCGGCGCGACCTGGTGATCTACGCCGGCTGGCTCACGGATGCCGGCGTCACCGACCTGCGCACCGTCACCGCAGTGCAGGTGAGCGCGTTTGTGCAGTTCCTCAGCGGCCGGGCGGAATCACCGTTGACCGCGGCGTCGGTCGCGCGCATCCTCTCCACCGTGCGCGGTTTCCACCGGTTCCTGCTCGAGGAATCGGTGGTGGATGAGGACGTGGCGCACGAGACGAAACCGCCCAAGCTGGGCCTCAGACTGCCCAAGGCCATCTCGATCGAGCAGGTGAACCAGCTGCTGGCCGCCACCGACGGCGACGCGCTGCCGCAACTGCGCGACAAGGCGCTGCTCGAGCTGCTCTACGCGACCGGGGCGCGGGTGTCCGAGGTGGTGAACCTCAACGTGGACGACATGCTCGAGGGCGACGTGGTGCGCCTCACCGGCAAGGGTGACAAGCAACGCATCGTGCCGGTGGGCAGTTTCGCCCGCGCCGCGGTGGACGCCTACCTGGTGCGGGCCCGGCCGGCGCTGTCGAGGCGGGGCAAAGCCACCCCGGCGCTGTTCCTCGGCGTGCGCGGACACCGGGTGAGCCGGCAGAACGCGTGGTTGATCATCCGCGCCGCCGCCGAACGGGCCGAGCTGGGCATCGAGGTGTCGCCGCACACGCTGCGGCACTCCTTCGCCACCCACCTGCTCTCCGGCGGGGCCGATGTGCGGGTGGTGCAGGAGCTGCTCGGCCACTCCTCGGTGGCCACCACCCAGATCTACACCCTCGTGACCATCGACACCCTGCGCGACATGTACACCACCGCGCACCCCCGCGCCCGCTGA
- a CDS encoding low temperature requirement protein A, translating to MTRTSPPPPAATPAGRFGIRRNLLRPDDSESADRVTYVELFFDLIFVFALTQLSRYLYENQSWTGALESAMLVLALWWLWVYTTWVTNWLDPAKLPVRGAVLVLALVGFVVSVSIYESFGDRGIVFALAYSVLQLGRTMFMLLAVARHDPELRRTFVRILAWLALSSVFWIVGALLPLQYRLPFWLIALAIEYLSAGVGFRVPGLGASGVDHWDLSGTHIAERSALFVIISLGESLLVTGFAFVDKESSAESILGMLLAFSASVAMWWLYFDHSERAGAKAIAAAAEPGRIARLAYTYVHAVIIAGIVLTSVADKEVLSHPHAAMTLSSAVVLVGGPLLYLLGMLLFRLVVARELLVSYLVGLGALLVAFAAAFVLTPLQLGAVTTAVLVIVAGWETVVRVRAGTADEKAG from the coding sequence GTGACCCGTACCTCCCCGCCACCGCCGGCAGCGACGCCGGCCGGCCGCTTCGGCATCCGTCGTAATCTGCTGCGCCCGGATGACTCGGAGAGTGCCGACCGCGTCACCTACGTGGAACTGTTCTTCGACCTGATCTTCGTCTTCGCGCTCACCCAGCTCTCCCGCTACCTCTACGAGAACCAGTCCTGGACGGGAGCGCTGGAGTCGGCGATGCTCGTGCTCGCGCTCTGGTGGCTCTGGGTGTACACGACCTGGGTGACCAACTGGCTCGACCCGGCCAAGCTGCCCGTGCGCGGGGCCGTGCTGGTCCTGGCGCTGGTGGGCTTCGTGGTGAGCGTTTCGATCTACGAATCGTTCGGCGACCGGGGCATCGTCTTCGCACTGGCGTACTCTGTGCTGCAACTGGGCCGCACGATGTTCATGCTGCTCGCCGTGGCCCGGCACGATCCGGAGCTGCGGCGCACCTTCGTGCGGATCCTGGCCTGGCTGGCCCTCTCGAGCGTGTTCTGGATCGTGGGCGCGCTGTTGCCGCTGCAATACCGGCTGCCGTTCTGGCTGATCGCCCTGGCCATCGAGTACCTCTCCGCCGGGGTGGGCTTCCGGGTGCCCGGGCTTGGCGCCTCCGGGGTCGACCACTGGGACCTCTCCGGCACGCACATCGCCGAACGCAGCGCTCTGTTCGTGATCATCTCGCTGGGCGAATCGCTGCTGGTCACCGGGTTCGCGTTCGTCGACAAGGAATCGTCGGCGGAGAGCATCCTGGGCATGCTGCTCGCGTTCAGCGCGAGCGTGGCGATGTGGTGGCTGTACTTCGACCACAGCGAACGCGCCGGCGCCAAGGCCATCGCCGCCGCCGCCGAGCCCGGCCGCATCGCCCGGCTCGCCTACACCTACGTGCACGCGGTGATCATCGCCGGCATCGTGCTCACCTCGGTGGCCGACAAGGAGGTGCTCTCGCATCCGCACGCGGCGATGACCCTGTCGAGCGCGGTGGTGCTGGTCGGCGGCCCGCTGCTCTACCTGCTGGGGATGCTGCTGTTCCGGCTGGTGGTGGCCCGGGAGCTGCTCGTGTCGTATTTGGTGGGCCTCGGGGCGCTGCTGGTCGCGTTCGCGGCGGCGTTCGTCCTCACCCCGCTGCAGCTGGGCGCGGTGACCACCGCGGTGCTCGTGATCGTGGCCGGCTGGGAGACCGTGGTGCGGGTGCGCGCCGGCACCGCCGACGAGAAGGCCGGCTGA
- a CDS encoding ParA family protein, producing the protein MARKTDSRTQLPGLEELPTGATGRPIQVFDEPAPLKSHGPARIVSLCNQKGGVGKTTTTINLGAALAGYGRRVLAIDFDPQGALSAGLGVPTHDVTTIYDLLLSGSKDPHEAIQQTSVEGLDIIPANIDLSAAEVHLVNEVAREQILARVLRKVSNDYDVILIDCQPSLGILTVNALTASHGVLIPLECEFFALRGVALLIETIDKVRDRLNPAIELDGILATMYDSRTLHSREVLERVVDAFGDRVLDTVIGRTVKFPDASVAGIPITEFAPEHAAAKAYKQAARELIQRGAVA; encoded by the coding sequence GTGGCGCGTAAGACGGATAGCCGGACGCAGCTTCCCGGACTCGAAGAGCTGCCGACCGGTGCGACCGGCCGTCCCATCCAGGTGTTCGACGAACCCGCGCCGCTGAAGAGCCACGGCCCGGCCCGCATCGTCTCGCTGTGCAACCAGAAGGGCGGCGTCGGCAAGACGACGACGACCATCAACCTGGGTGCCGCCCTGGCCGGCTACGGCCGCCGCGTGCTCGCCATCGACTTCGACCCGCAGGGCGCCCTGTCGGCCGGTCTCGGCGTGCCCACCCACGACGTCACCACCATCTACGACCTGCTCCTGAGCGGCTCCAAGGACCCGCACGAGGCCATTCAGCAGACCTCGGTGGAGGGCCTGGACATCATCCCGGCCAACATCGACCTCTCCGCAGCGGAGGTGCACCTGGTCAACGAGGTCGCCCGCGAACAGATCCTGGCCCGGGTGCTGCGCAAGGTCTCCAACGACTACGACGTGATCCTCATCGACTGCCAGCCGTCGCTGGGCATCCTCACCGTGAACGCGCTCACCGCCAGCCACGGCGTGCTGATCCCGCTGGAGTGCGAGTTCTTCGCCCTGCGTGGCGTGGCCCTGCTCATCGAAACCATCGACAAGGTGCGCGACCGGCTCAACCCGGCCATCGAACTCGACGGCATCCTGGCGACCATGTACGACTCCCGCACCCTGCACTCTCGTGAGGTGCTCGAGCGGGTCGTCGACGCGTTCGGCGACCGGGTGCTCGACACCGTCATCGGCCGTACCGTGAAGTTCCCGGATGCCAGTGTCGCCGGGATCCCGATCACCGAGTTCGCGCCGGAACACGCCGCCGCCAAGGCCTACAAGCAGGCGGCGCGGGAACTGATCCAGCGTGGCGCGGTCGCCTAA
- a CDS encoding ScpA family protein, which translates to MALQNFEGPFDLLLSLIGKHELDITEISLSRVTDEFISYLRGLDAAEELDQATEFLVVAATLLDLKLVGLLPQGELVDAEDVALLEARDLLFARLLQYRAFKTASAWFLEHLDHEATRHVRSVRLEEKYRTTTPELVWTLSLGDFGALAALALTPRELPTVGLEHLHAPLVSIREQAAIVVAMLRANQSLTFRELIVDCAEKGLVIARFLAVLELYRHGALTFDQLEPLGELSLHWDAEGWSDDSLANLGADYDA; encoded by the coding sequence GTGGCCCTGCAGAACTTCGAGGGTCCGTTCGACCTGCTGCTCTCGCTGATCGGCAAACACGAACTGGACATCACCGAGATCTCGCTGAGCCGGGTCACCGACGAGTTCATCTCCTACCTGCGCGGGCTGGATGCCGCGGAGGAGCTCGACCAGGCCACGGAGTTCCTGGTCGTGGCGGCCACCCTGCTCGACCTCAAACTGGTGGGCCTGCTGCCGCAGGGCGAGCTGGTGGATGCCGAGGACGTGGCGCTGCTGGAGGCCCGCGACCTGCTCTTCGCCCGGCTGCTGCAGTACCGGGCGTTCAAGACCGCGTCGGCGTGGTTCCTCGAGCACCTCGACCACGAGGCCACCCGGCACGTGCGCTCGGTGCGGCTGGAGGAGAAGTACCGCACGACGACGCCCGAGCTGGTCTGGACGTTGTCGCTGGGCGACTTCGGCGCGTTGGCCGCCCTGGCGCTGACGCCCCGGGAGCTGCCGACCGTGGGGCTGGAGCACCTGCACGCGCCGCTGGTGAGCATCCGGGAGCAGGCGGCGATCGTGGTTGCCATGCTGCGCGCCAATCAGAGCCTGACGTTTCGGGAGCTGATCGTGGATTGCGCCGAGAAGGGGCTCGTGATCGCCCGTTTTCTGGCCGTGCTGGAGCTGTACCGGCACGGCGCCCTCACCTTTGACCAGCTGGAACCGTTGGGTGAGCTCAGTCTGCACTGGGACGCCGAGGGCTGGTCGGATGACAGTCTTGCGAATTTGGGAGCCGACTATGACGCTTGA
- a CDS encoding SMC-Scp complex subunit ScpB has product MERRLEAILMVADEPQSLVHLATAVGHPLVGVREAILRLVADFDGVHGTVRRGFELREVAGGWRIYVRAEHDPVVADFVYTQNPSRLSQAALETVAVIAYKQPISRGAVASIRAVNVDSVVRTLLGRGLITEAFTDSETGAINYATTDLLLVQLGINSLDELPLISPLLADGANGFEDLP; this is encoded by the coding sequence ATTGAGCGGCGGCTCGAGGCGATCTTGATGGTGGCGGATGAGCCGCAGAGCCTGGTGCACTTGGCCACCGCGGTCGGGCATCCGCTGGTCGGCGTGCGTGAGGCCATTCTGCGGCTCGTCGCCGACTTCGACGGGGTGCACGGCACCGTGCGGCGCGGCTTCGAACTGCGTGAGGTTGCTGGCGGCTGGCGCATCTACGTGCGCGCCGAGCACGACCCGGTGGTGGCCGATTTCGTCTACACGCAGAACCCCAGCCGGCTCTCCCAGGCCGCCCTGGAGACCGTCGCGGTGATCGCTTACAAGCAACCGATCAGCCGCGGCGCGGTAGCCTCGATTCGGGCCGTTAACGTCGACTCGGTCGTGCGCACCCTCCTGGGCCGCGGATTGATCACCGAGGCCTTCACCGATAGCGAGACCGGCGCGATCAATTACGCCACCACCGACCTGCTGCTTGTGCAGCTGGGAATCAACTCGCTTGACGAGTTGCCACTAATTTCGCCGTTGCTCGCCGACGGTGCGAACGGATTCGAGGATCTACCATGA
- a CDS encoding pseudouridine synthase, with protein sequence MTDHTSENSHDGYTDTSSTNPDFATNPEAAVDGIRLQKVLSAAGVASRRVSEEMISSGRVRVNGKVVTELGRRVHPETDKIAVDNIAVQLDTSRRYVMLNKPVGVVSSMQDESGRPDLRQFTDGYEERLFNVGRLDAATSGLLILTNDGDLAHVLAHPSFGVAKTYIAKVEGRVSAQTIGKLQSGIELDDGPIAADKARILTSPPGDGFTLVELTLHSGRNRIVRRMLDAVGHPVVDLVRRQFGPLQLGTLRAGAVRDLTKVELGQLLTVSRAEVQK encoded by the coding sequence ATGACCGACCACACCTCTGAAAACAGCCACGACGGCTACACCGACACCAGCAGCACCAACCCGGACTTCGCCACGAACCCCGAGGCCGCCGTCGACGGCATCCGCCTGCAGAAGGTGCTCTCCGCCGCGGGTGTGGCCTCGAGAAGGGTCAGCGAAGAGATGATCAGCTCCGGCCGGGTACGGGTCAACGGCAAGGTCGTCACCGAACTCGGTCGCCGGGTGCACCCCGAAACCGACAAGATCGCCGTGGACAACATCGCCGTGCAGCTGGACACCAGCCGTCGCTACGTGATGCTGAACAAGCCCGTCGGCGTGGTCTCCTCCATGCAAGACGAAAGCGGCCGGCCCGACCTCCGCCAGTTCACCGACGGCTACGAGGAACGCCTGTTCAACGTGGGCCGCCTCGACGCCGCCACCAGCGGCCTGCTGATCCTCACCAACGACGGTGACCTCGCCCACGTGCTCGCGCACCCCTCCTTCGGTGTGGCCAAAACCTACATCGCCAAGGTCGAGGGCCGCGTCTCGGCGCAGACCATCGGCAAGCTGCAGAGCGGCATCGAGCTGGACGACGGCCCCATCGCCGCGGACAAGGCCCGCATCCTCACCAGCCCTCCCGGCGACGGCTTCACCCTGGTGGAGCTGACCCTGCACTCCGGCCGTAACCGCATCGTGCGACGGATGCTCGACGCCGTCGGCCACCCCGTCGTGGACCTGGTGCGCCGTCAGTTCGGGCCGCTGCAGCTGGGCACCCTGCGGGCCGGCGCGGTGCGCGACCTCACTAAGGTGGAACTCGGTCAGCTGCTCACCGTGTCCCGCGCCGAGGTTCAGAAGTAG
- a CDS encoding prephenate dehydrogenase produces the protein MVESRLIGPVRVVGAGLLGTSIGLGLSARGIDVILADASPTNLSLAIDYGAGRAATYTDAPQLIVVCVPPDVTADTVARELEAFPDAIVTDVASVKLAPLTELRRLGADVSRYIGSHPLAGRERGGPLAGRADLFIGRPWVVAAHDDISYQRATALDDLILDLGATLVEMTPEEHDQGVALVSHVPQVVSTLMARRLTDAPGSALNLAGQGLRDVTRVAASDPELWVQILGANPEPVRQILLALRDDLDRFIGALADPTAPGARRQVAEEIAGGNTGVARLPGKHGQDRRYASLTVMVDDTPGQLARLFNEIGEAGVNLEDLRLEHSPGAQIGLAEISILPEALSRLTTELAARGWRIVG, from the coding sequence GTGGTCGAGTCTCGCCTGATCGGGCCGGTGCGTGTTGTCGGCGCCGGGCTGCTGGGAACCAGCATCGGCCTGGGCCTGAGCGCCCGGGGGATCGACGTGATCCTCGCCGACGCGTCGCCGACCAACCTATCGCTGGCCATCGACTACGGCGCCGGCCGCGCCGCCACCTACACGGACGCCCCGCAGCTGATCGTGGTGTGCGTGCCGCCGGACGTCACCGCCGACACCGTCGCCCGCGAACTGGAGGCCTTCCCCGACGCGATCGTGACGGATGTGGCCAGCGTCAAGCTGGCCCCGCTCACCGAGCTGCGCCGGCTGGGCGCCGACGTCTCCCGCTACATCGGCTCGCACCCGCTGGCCGGCCGGGAACGCGGCGGACCCCTCGCCGGCCGCGCCGACCTGTTCATCGGCCGGCCCTGGGTGGTCGCCGCGCACGACGACATCAGCTACCAGCGCGCCACCGCGCTTGACGACCTGATCCTCGACCTGGGCGCCACCCTGGTGGAGATGACCCCCGAGGAGCACGACCAGGGCGTCGCCCTGGTTTCCCACGTGCCGCAGGTGGTGAGCACCCTGATGGCCCGCCGTCTCACCGACGCGCCCGGCTCCGCGCTCAACCTCGCCGGCCAGGGCCTGCGCGACGTGACCCGCGTCGCCGCGAGCGACCCCGAACTGTGGGTGCAGATCCTCGGCGCCAACCCGGAACCGGTGCGGCAGATCCTGCTGGCGCTCCGCGACGACCTGGACCGGTTCATCGGCGCCCTGGCCGACCCCACCGCCCCCGGCGCCCGCCGGCAGGTGGCCGAGGAGATCGCCGGCGGCAACACCGGCGTGGCCCGGTTGCCCGGCAAGCACGGCCAGGACCGCCGCTACGCCAGCCTCACCGTGATGGTGGACGACACCCCCGGCCAGCTGGCCCGCCTCTTCAACGAGATCGGCGAGGCCGGCGTCAACCTCGAGGACCTGCGCCTCGAGCACTCCCCGGGAGCCCAGATCGGGCTCGCCGAGATCAGCATCCTCCCCGAGGCTCTCAGCCGCCTCACCACTGAGCTGGCCGCCCGCGGCTGGCGGATTGTCGGTTAG
- the cmk gene encoding (d)CMP kinase — MSKHSFPLFVAIDGPAGSGKSSVSRAVAQKLGYGYLDTGAAYRALAWHVIDQEVDPQNSDAVAALLPDFDYTIGTEPDAYFVRVGQTDVTDAIREPAISAAVSAIARVPAVRTHLTELFRRLARAVPQPGVVVEGRDITTVVAPEAEVRILLTATEEARMTRRSAEISTQSAHTVAEQLRSRDRADSQVVEFMSAADGVTTVESTHLDFDQTIDAVVEVINTARNSHD; from the coding sequence TTGAGCAAGCACTCCTTCCCCCTGTTCGTCGCCATTGACGGGCCTGCCGGCAGCGGCAAGTCCAGCGTGAGCCGCGCCGTGGCCCAGAAGCTCGGCTACGGCTACCTCGACACCGGTGCCGCCTACCGGGCGCTGGCCTGGCATGTCATCGACCAGGAGGTCGACCCGCAGAACTCCGACGCCGTCGCCGCGTTGCTGCCCGACTTCGACTACACGATCGGCACCGAACCGGATGCCTACTTCGTGCGGGTGGGCCAGACCGACGTCACCGACGCCATCCGCGAGCCGGCCATCTCCGCCGCGGTCAGCGCGATCGCCCGGGTCCCCGCCGTGCGCACCCACCTCACCGAGCTGTTCCGCCGCCTCGCCCGGGCCGTTCCCCAGCCCGGCGTGGTGGTCGAGGGCCGCGACATCACCACCGTCGTGGCACCCGAAGCCGAGGTGCGCATTCTACTCACGGCAACCGAAGAGGCTAGAATGACTAGGCGCTCTGCGGAAATATCAACCCAATCGGCCCACACCGTGGCGGAACAGCTGCGATCGAGGGATCGCGCCGACTCCCAGGTAGTGGAATTCATGAGCGCCGCAGACGGTGTGACCACCGTCGAATCCACCCATCTCGACTTCGACCAGACCATTGACGCGGTTGTAGAGGTCATCAATACCGCGAGGAACTCGCATGACTAA
- the der gene encoding ribosome biogenesis GTPase Der has translation MTNQFDDTTIPELDPEIASRLTDLDEDDALISQRATALRTGLNEYDLDDEDFDVLDHVSEDPDAITYLPALPVIAIVGRPNVGKSALVNRILGRREAVVEDTPGVTRDRVTYKGEWHERRFSLVDTGGWEPDAKGIDASVAMQAELAIELCDVVMFVVDSNVGPTSTDEAVVKLLRRSGKPVFLIANKVDDIRQEPEAATLWALGLGQPWPVSALHGRGVADLLDAILEELPEISNVAKQEVGGPRRVAILGRPNVGKSSLLNKVVGEERVVVNSLAGTTRDPVDEQVELGGKVWRFVDTAGIRRRVHLSQGADFYASLRTSAALEKAEVAVVLIDVTEVISEQDVRVIDLVLESGRALVLAFNKWDQIDDDRRRYLEREIEQDLAHVAWAPRVNISAKTGRHMEKLVPALELALESWDTRVATGKFNAFLAELAAEHPHPVRSGKQPRILFGTQASSRPPTFVIFTTGFLDPGYRRFIQRRLREVYGFAGSPINISMRVREKRKR, from the coding sequence ATGACTAATCAATTCGACGACACGACGATCCCCGAACTCGACCCGGAAATCGCTTCGCGCCTGACCGACCTCGACGAGGACGACGCGCTGATCTCCCAGCGTGCCACCGCGCTGCGCACCGGCCTGAACGAATACGACCTCGACGACGAGGACTTCGACGTTCTCGACCACGTCTCCGAGGACCCCGACGCCATCACGTACCTGCCGGCCCTGCCGGTCATCGCGATCGTCGGCCGCCCCAACGTGGGCAAGTCCGCGCTCGTGAACCGCATCCTCGGCCGCCGCGAGGCCGTCGTGGAGGACACCCCCGGCGTGACCCGTGACCGGGTCACCTACAAGGGTGAATGGCACGAACGCCGCTTCAGCCTCGTCGACACCGGCGGCTGGGAGCCCGACGCCAAGGGGATCGACGCCTCCGTCGCCATGCAGGCCGAGCTGGCCATCGAGCTGTGCGACGTCGTCATGTTCGTCGTGGACTCCAACGTGGGCCCCACCTCCACCGACGAGGCCGTGGTCAAGCTGCTCCGTCGAAGCGGCAAGCCGGTCTTCCTCATCGCCAACAAGGTCGACGACATCCGTCAGGAGCCCGAAGCGGCCACCCTGTGGGCGCTCGGCCTCGGCCAGCCCTGGCCGGTCTCGGCGCTGCACGGCCGCGGCGTCGCCGACCTGCTCGACGCGATCCTGGAAGAGCTCCCCGAGATCTCCAACGTCGCCAAGCAGGAAGTCGGCGGACCGCGCCGCGTCGCCATCCTGGGCCGCCCGAACGTGGGCAAGTCCAGCCTGCTGAACAAGGTCGTCGGCGAAGAACGCGTTGTCGTCAACTCGCTGGCCGGCACCACCCGCGACCCGGTCGACGAGCAGGTCGAGCTCGGCGGCAAGGTCTGGCGTTTCGTCGACACCGCCGGCATCCGCCGTCGGGTACACCTGTCCCAGGGCGCCGACTTCTACGCGTCGCTGCGCACAAGCGCGGCGCTGGAAAAGGCCGAAGTGGCCGTCGTGCTCATCGACGTGACCGAGGTCATCAGCGAGCAGGACGTGCGCGTCATCGACCTGGTGCTCGAGTCCGGCCGTGCGCTGGTGCTCGCGTTCAACAAGTGGGACCAGATCGACGACGACCGTCGCCGCTACCTGGAGCGTGAGATCGAGCAGGACCTGGCCCACGTGGCTTGGGCCCCGCGCGTGAACATCTCGGCCAAGACCGGCCGCCACATGGAGAAGCTGGTTCCGGCGCTCGAGCTCGCGCTCGAGTCGTGGGACACCCGCGTCGCCACCGGCAAGTTCAACGCGTTCCTCGCCGAGCTGGCCGCGGAGCACCCGCACCCGGTGCGCAGCGGCAAGCAGCCGCGCATCCTGTTCGGCACCCAGGCCTCCAGCCGCCCGCCGACCTTCGTGATTTTCACCACCGGGTTCCTCGACCCGGGCTACCGCCGGTTCATCCAGCGCCGCCTGCGCGAGGTCTACGGCTTCGCCGGCAGCCCGATCAACATCAGCATGCGGGTGCGCGAGAAGCGTAAGCGCTAA